One stretch of Celeribacter baekdonensis DNA includes these proteins:
- a CDS encoding helix-turn-helix domain-containing protein: MNLRDRVALNIQDLRRARGLSQEELAHRADVSRGHMGKVENAKFAASLDLLERIAKALNVDPVELFVKR; encoded by the coding sequence ATGAACTTGCGGGACCGTGTAGCACTGAACATCCAGGACTTGAGACGCGCCCGCGGCCTCAGCCAGGAGGAGCTTGCTCATCGGGCCGACGTGAGCCGCGGCCATATGGGCAAGGTCGAGAACGCCAAGTTCGCGGCCTCCCTCGATCTTCTCGAACGCATCGCCAAGGCGCTCAATGTCGATCCCGTCGAGCTTTTTGTGAAGCGCTAG
- a CDS encoding 3-hydroxyacyl-CoA dehydrogenase NAD-binding domain-containing protein — MTVLRLRHEGEIAIVTVDSPPVNALSEAVRKGLWDMVPTLDDDPAVKAVVLICAGRTFIAGADVREFGAPPVPPHLPDVVARIEAATKPWVAAIHGAALGGGLEVAMGCRFRIALDGAKLGLPEVTLGVIPGASGTVRTPRLVSVSAAVELVTSGKPWSAAKALGAGLIDAVVDSDLENAAISFARESLSASQPPPVSERFISPMPEEFWAEARKSAAKAGHQAPLRALDCLRFATEASFSDAMAKERETFLDLRTSDEAAALRHVFFAERAAPRPVTLKGVEPRPFETVGVIGGGTMGAGIAAACRNAGMRIMLIERDHAAMARGLANIDNVFAAAVRRGKLSEESRTLKMDGVTGSTEYAQLAGCDLIIEAVFEEINVKRAVFAQLGEVCAPNAVLATNTSYLDPREIAQGLPNPERFIGLHFFSPAHLMRLLEIVPTQDTAKNVLATAFALAGRLNKIPVQAGICEGFIGNRILKRYRSEAEALVENGVPISEIDQAMRAFGLKMGPFEAQDLGGLDIAFLQREGARAAGQDVPETLSDILVGAGRKGQKTMGGWYDYVEGSRGPKPSSTVSKLLKYRITSAYSPTHKEIADRLIGAMAAEGQMILDEGIAQNPADIDLVEIHGYGFPRWKGGPMWFRDASQHTTR, encoded by the coding sequence ATGACCGTACTGAGACTTCGCCACGAGGGTGAAATCGCCATTGTCACAGTTGATAGCCCGCCCGTAAATGCGCTGTCCGAAGCTGTCCGCAAAGGGCTGTGGGACATGGTCCCAACATTGGACGATGATCCTGCAGTCAAAGCCGTGGTGCTGATCTGCGCCGGCCGAACCTTTATCGCTGGCGCTGACGTGCGCGAGTTCGGCGCGCCGCCTGTTCCGCCGCATCTGCCCGATGTGGTGGCGCGGATCGAAGCCGCCACAAAGCCATGGGTGGCCGCAATCCATGGTGCGGCTCTGGGCGGCGGTCTTGAAGTGGCTATGGGCTGTCGTTTTCGCATCGCATTGGACGGCGCCAAGCTGGGACTGCCTGAGGTAACCTTAGGCGTTATTCCGGGCGCCTCGGGCACCGTGCGCACCCCGCGCCTTGTGAGTGTTTCGGCGGCCGTCGAATTGGTCACATCCGGCAAACCTTGGTCAGCGGCCAAAGCGCTTGGGGCCGGGTTGATTGATGCCGTGGTGGATAGCGATCTGGAAAACGCGGCCATCTCTTTTGCCCGTGAGTCGCTAAGCGCTTCCCAGCCACCGCCTGTCTCGGAACGCTTCATATCACCCATGCCTGAGGAATTCTGGGCCGAGGCCCGCAAATCTGCGGCCAAAGCCGGCCATCAGGCACCATTGCGCGCTCTGGACTGTCTGCGCTTTGCGACCGAGGCATCCTTCTCTGATGCTATGGCCAAGGAACGTGAGACGTTTCTCGATCTTCGCACTTCAGACGAGGCCGCCGCTTTGCGCCATGTTTTCTTCGCCGAACGTGCGGCACCGCGCCCGGTCACGCTAAAGGGCGTAGAACCGCGCCCGTTTGAAACGGTCGGTGTGATCGGTGGGGGAACCATGGGCGCAGGCATTGCGGCGGCCTGTCGCAATGCCGGAATGCGTATCATGCTTATCGAGCGTGACCATGCCGCCATGGCCCGCGGCCTTGCCAACATCGACAATGTGTTTGCCGCGGCCGTGAGACGGGGAAAACTCAGCGAAGAGAGCCGCACCCTAAAGATGGACGGGGTAACCGGATCCACGGAGTATGCGCAGCTTGCCGGGTGCGATCTGATAATCGAGGCCGTGTTCGAAGAAATCAACGTCAAGCGCGCGGTGTTCGCTCAGCTGGGTGAAGTGTGCGCGCCGAATGCAGTGCTGGCAACCAATACCTCCTATCTCGACCCACGCGAGATAGCCCAAGGCCTTCCCAACCCTGAGCGGTTCATCGGACTGCACTTTTTCAGCCCCGCCCATCTGATGCGGCTGCTCGAAATTGTACCGACACAGGATACGGCGAAAAATGTCCTGGCTACGGCATTTGCACTGGCCGGGCGGCTAAACAAGATTCCAGTGCAGGCGGGGATTTGCGAAGGCTTCATCGGAAACCGCATCCTCAAACGCTATCGTTCCGAAGCCGAGGCGCTCGTTGAAAACGGCGTGCCGATTTCCGAGATCGACCAAGCAATGCGCGCTTTTGGTTTGAAGATGGGACCATTCGAGGCCCAAGATCTGGGTGGCCTCGACATCGCTTTCTTACAGCGCGAGGGAGCGAGGGCTGCCGGCCAAGACGTGCCAGAGACTCTGAGTGACATCCTCGTCGGCGCGGGGCGCAAGGGGCAGAAGACCATGGGCGGATGGTACGACTACGTCGAAGGAAGTCGCGGCCCGAAGCCATCTTCAACAGTGTCCAAATTGCTGAAGTACCGGATCACCAGCGCGTATAGCCCGACGCATAAGGAAATCGCTGACAGGCTGATCGGGGCAATGGCCGCAGAGGGACAGATGATCTTAGACGAGGGTATCGCGCAGAATCCCGCCGATATCGACCTTGTTGAAATCCACGGCTATGGATTTCCGCGGTGGAAAGGTGGGCCAATGTGGTTTCGAGATGCGAGTCAGCATACCACAAGATAA
- a CDS encoding ABC transporter ATP-binding protein, translating into MTLLNVKGLGISFGGLKAVNDVSFSVKPGEIVSVIGPNGAGKTTLFNMISGIYLPSMGSVSLSGQEVTGTQPNKLAEMGLSRTFQNLQIFQEMTVLDNVLAGYHLQERGSVWADLLALPSVKRRATEARDGARQLLQRVRLDKAAEQEAVNLSYGALKRLEIARALALNPKILLLDEPAAGCNAVETEEIDHLIVELAASGIAILLVEHDMKMVMRISTHIVVLDHGEKIAEGDPATVSRNPDVIAAYLGTEEGEAAHVDG; encoded by the coding sequence ATGACCCTTTTGAACGTCAAGGGCCTTGGCATCAGCTTCGGCGGGCTGAAGGCTGTCAACGATGTGAGTTTTTCGGTGAAACCAGGTGAAATCGTTTCGGTTATCGGCCCGAACGGAGCAGGAAAAACCACGTTGTTTAATATGATCTCCGGTATTTATTTGCCGAGTATGGGATCTGTATCCCTGAGCGGTCAAGAGGTGACCGGAACACAGCCCAACAAGCTGGCCGAAATGGGCCTGTCGCGCACGTTTCAAAACTTGCAAATCTTCCAAGAGATGACCGTTCTTGATAATGTCCTGGCCGGTTATCACCTCCAAGAACGCGGGTCGGTCTGGGCCGATCTTCTGGCCTTGCCCTCCGTCAAACGGCGCGCAACTGAAGCCCGCGATGGTGCGCGCCAGCTGTTGCAACGGGTCCGATTGGACAAGGCCGCCGAACAAGAGGCGGTCAACCTGTCTTACGGCGCACTTAAGCGGCTCGAAATCGCCCGTGCGCTGGCGTTGAACCCCAAAATCCTGTTGCTCGATGAACCAGCGGCGGGGTGCAATGCCGTCGAGACCGAAGAAATTGACCATCTTATTGTGGAACTGGCCGCCTCCGGGATCGCCATTCTGCTCGTTGAACACGACATGAAAATGGTCATGCGCATCTCGACCCATATCGTCGTGCTGGACCATGGTGAAAAGATTGCAGAGGGCGATCCGGCGACCGTTTCGCGTAACCCGGACGTCATCGCCGCTTATCTTGGCACAGAAGAAGGGGAGGCCGCTCATGTTGACGGTTGA
- a CDS encoding branched-chain amino acid ABC transporter permease, with amino-acid sequence MTSRNKWIQLGLLAVLIAVLPAFFPSGYYYRVGALIFVNALAVIGLVVLIGYAGQISLGHAGFAGIGAYACALTPEHLGLHPGLAVMLGAMLSAVMAALIGKPILRLKGYYLAVATLGFGILVSMVLTNERALTGGPDGMAVADLGLRSLLRDMGWKLSGGEFWYMFSGIILLIGAWIALNLFDSPTGRAMRALHGSEVAAATVGVDVAKLKLRAFVISAVYASVAGSLLALQNQYVTPDVAGFLHSVEMVTMAVLGGVGSVLGASLGAVILTLLPQVLTVFAEYEQLVLGAVMIVVMIFLPQGLLPSIARRLRGTGE; translated from the coding sequence ATGACCTCCCGAAACAAATGGATTCAACTTGGGCTTTTGGCGGTTCTAATTGCTGTGCTGCCCGCCTTCTTTCCCTCGGGCTATTACTACCGGGTCGGCGCGCTGATTTTCGTCAATGCGCTGGCGGTGATCGGACTCGTCGTTCTCATCGGCTATGCGGGGCAAATCAGCCTTGGCCATGCTGGGTTTGCCGGGATAGGGGCCTATGCCTGTGCGCTTACCCCCGAACATCTCGGCCTGCATCCCGGCCTAGCTGTCATGTTGGGCGCGATGCTCTCCGCAGTCATGGCCGCGTTGATCGGCAAACCGATCCTGCGACTTAAGGGCTACTATCTGGCCGTTGCGACGCTGGGCTTTGGCATCCTTGTGTCGATGGTCCTGACCAATGAGCGGGCTTTGACCGGGGGACCGGACGGGATGGCCGTGGCCGATCTTGGTCTGCGTAGCCTGCTACGGGATATGGGATGGAAACTGTCTGGTGGCGAGTTCTGGTATATGTTCTCTGGCATCATCCTGTTGATCGGGGCTTGGATCGCGCTCAACCTGTTCGACAGCCCGACAGGCCGCGCCATGCGTGCACTGCATGGATCCGAAGTTGCGGCCGCGACCGTGGGCGTCGATGTGGCCAAACTGAAACTGCGCGCCTTTGTGATCTCGGCGGTTTATGCCTCGGTCGCAGGTTCGCTCTTGGCGCTGCAAAATCAATATGTCACCCCAGACGTGGCGGGCTTTCTGCATTCGGTCGAAATGGTTACCATGGCAGTGCTCGGTGGTGTCGGCTCTGTGCTTGGGGCGAGCCTCGGCGCCGTCATCCTGACGCTGCTGCCGCAGGTGCTCACTGTTTTTGCAGAATATGAACAACTTGTGCTGGGTGCGGTGATGATTGTCGTCATGATCTTTCTGCCACAGGGGCTTTTGCCCTCAATTGCACGTCGGCTACGGGGGACAGGTGAATGA
- a CDS encoding branched-chain amino acid ABC transporter permease: protein MDALLQFIFSGLTVGAVYALVALGFTIIYNASDVVNFAQGEFVMLGGMITVFAFEAGLPLPLAAVIAVLVTAAIGVALNKLAIEPARGAPVVSLIIITIGASILIRGAAQLVFDKQLHRFPSFSGDDPIAIFGATILPQSLWVIGGAIAVFVGLWLFFTHTLTGKAVLATANNRLAAQLVGINTGWVMTLSFGLSAAIGALAGVLVTPITLVSYDVGVALALKGFAAAMLGGMGNPKGALLGGLLLGLFEALTAGYLSSQYKDAMAFIVILGVLFVMPQGIFGKKTTERV, encoded by the coding sequence ATGGACGCCCTGCTGCAATTCATATTCTCCGGCCTGACCGTGGGTGCTGTTTATGCACTTGTCGCGCTGGGATTCACAATCATCTATAATGCCTCCGACGTGGTCAATTTCGCCCAAGGCGAATTTGTCATGCTGGGCGGGATGATCACCGTCTTCGCCTTTGAGGCGGGTTTGCCCCTGCCGTTGGCCGCCGTGATCGCGGTTCTTGTCACTGCCGCGATTGGTGTGGCGCTGAACAAGCTGGCAATCGAACCCGCACGCGGCGCGCCCGTGGTGTCATTGATCATCATCACCATCGGAGCCTCAATCCTGATCCGCGGGGCCGCTCAGCTGGTCTTTGACAAACAATTGCACCGCTTTCCAAGCTTTTCAGGCGATGACCCGATTGCCATTTTTGGTGCAACAATCCTACCGCAAAGCCTGTGGGTGATCGGCGGGGCCATTGCGGTCTTTGTTGGCCTATGGCTGTTTTTCACCCATACGCTCACCGGCAAAGCGGTGCTGGCCACGGCCAACAATCGGCTCGCCGCCCAGCTTGTCGGGATCAACACCGGCTGGGTGATGACCCTGTCCTTCGGGCTATCTGCCGCCATTGGGGCGCTCGCAGGTGTGCTGGTCACACCGATCACGCTGGTGAGCTATGATGTGGGCGTTGCGCTCGCCCTCAAAGGCTTTGCCGCCGCCATGCTGGGCGGGATGGGCAACCCCAAAGGCGCGCTTCTGGGCGGGTTGCTTTTGGGTCTGTTTGAGGCTCTGACCGCCGGATATCTGAGTTCGCAATACAAGGACGCGATGGCCTTTATCGTTATCCTCGGGGTGCTCTTCGTCATGCCGCAAGGCATTTTCGGTAAAAAAACGACGGAGCGTGTATGA
- a CDS encoding ABC transporter substrate-binding protein, which translates to MKAKTIHTTALATLIALGATASQAEIRLGASLSATGPAAFLGDPQAKTLEMLVEKLNANGGINGEEIELTLYDDGGDPNKARTFATRLVEDDEVVAIIGGSTTGTTMSILSVADDEGIPFISLAGAISIIDPVRVNVFKTPHTDRMACEKIFADMTAQGITNIGMISGTDGFGASMQAQCKDVAGTYGITVLADETYGPQDADVTPQLTRIRNTEGVQAVLNPGFGQGPAIVTRNVAQLGFDIPLYGSHGVASNAFIELAGPEAAEGVRLPGTALLIADLLAENDPQYAVVTSYISSYKAKYDQDVSAFGGYAHDAFALMTDAMARAGSDDPSDIRDALEATSGLVGTTGIYTFSPEDHLGLDLSAFRMLEIKDGRWTSAD; encoded by the coding sequence ATGAAAGCCAAAACCATACACACAACGGCATTGGCCACGCTCATCGCACTGGGTGCGACAGCATCACAGGCCGAAATTCGCCTCGGCGCCAGCCTGTCCGCGACCGGCCCTGCGGCATTTCTGGGCGACCCCCAGGCGAAAACGCTTGAGATGCTGGTCGAAAAACTGAACGCAAACGGCGGCATCAACGGCGAAGAAATTGAGTTGACGCTTTATGATGACGGTGGCGACCCAAACAAGGCGCGCACTTTTGCGACCCGTTTGGTCGAGGATGACGAGGTCGTGGCCATTATCGGCGGTTCGACCACCGGCACCACCATGTCGATCCTGTCGGTGGCCGATGACGAGGGCATCCCCTTTATCTCGCTCGCCGGTGCAATTTCGATCATTGATCCGGTGCGGGTCAACGTGTTCAAGACACCGCACACCGACCGCATGGCTTGTGAAAAGATATTTGCGGACATGACGGCGCAGGGCATCACCAACATCGGCATGATTTCGGGCACCGACGGTTTCGGGGCCTCCATGCAGGCGCAGTGTAAGGATGTTGCGGGCACCTATGGCATCACTGTTCTCGCCGACGAGACCTATGGCCCGCAGGACGCCGACGTGACGCCGCAATTGACCCGCATCCGCAATACCGAAGGGGTGCAGGCTGTTCTCAACCCAGGCTTTGGGCAAGGGCCCGCCATCGTCACCCGCAACGTTGCACAACTGGGCTTTGACATCCCGCTTTATGGAAGCCACGGCGTTGCATCGAATGCGTTCATTGAATTGGCCGGGCCTGAGGCCGCAGAAGGCGTACGTTTGCCGGGCACCGCACTTCTGATCGCGGATCTCTTGGCCGAAAATGACCCTCAATACGCGGTCGTCACCTCCTATATTTCGTCCTACAAAGCGAAATACGATCAGGATGTCTCGGCCTTTGGCGGTTATGCGCATGACGCCTTTGCGTTGATGACCGACGCGATGGCACGCGCGGGAAGTGATGACCCATCGGATATCCGCGATGCGCTTGAGGCAACCTCCGGCCTCGTTGGCACCACCGGCATTTATACTTTCTCTCCCGAGGATCATCTTGGCCTCGATCTCAGCGCTTTCCGGATGCTTGAGATCAAGGACGGTCGCTGGACCTCTGCTGATTGA
- the paaN gene encoding phenylacetic acid degradation protein PaaN, which yields MQNMFDRHSGLLEDALRALETREFWTPFPEIPSGKIYGNSARAEADAAFEALIGQAFEIPGHPETARVGAEMSPWGKDMAMSYPTTDAAAFVMASQAVTEAFAEAGPEVRVGALLEALVRLNKMSFLLGHATMHTTGQAFAMAFQAGGPHAQDRGLEALAMAWSEMTRSATQATWTKPQGKHAPIVIEKQWHLMPRGVSLTIGCNTFPTWNSYPGIFASLATGNPVIIKPHPRAILPLALTVRVLREVFAEAGLPQDAVLLASDAPGAEITKTLVSHPDVKIIDYTGSSGFADWIRANAGPAQVFTEETGVNSVTITGTDDFKGMCANLAFSLSLYSGQMCTSPQNIYIPEGGIGTDEEPKRFDDVVAGIASAIDALLDDPDRAAGVCGTIINSATFERIGQARAAGQVIRESGETGQGQSATPLMIVVDGIQGPQDEECFGPVSFIIPCADAAEAISRAADVAKRKGAITAALYAQDDALIDAAAKAFAKAGVNLSVNLTGNIYVNQSAAFSDFHVTGANPAGNASLTDAAFVAPRFRRVMIRRPKAA from the coding sequence ATGCAAAACATGTTCGACCGCCACAGCGGATTGCTTGAGGACGCCCTGAGGGCGTTGGAGACGCGTGAATTCTGGACGCCTTTTCCCGAAATTCCCAGCGGTAAAATCTATGGCAACTCCGCGAGAGCAGAAGCCGACGCCGCCTTTGAGGCCCTGATAGGACAGGCCTTTGAAATACCCGGGCATCCTGAGACGGCCCGCGTTGGGGCAGAGATGTCCCCTTGGGGGAAGGATATGGCGATGTCCTATCCCACCACAGATGCCGCCGCATTCGTCATGGCGTCACAGGCCGTGACCGAGGCATTTGCCGAGGCTGGGCCTGAAGTGCGCGTGGGGGCTTTGCTTGAGGCATTGGTCCGCCTCAACAAAATGAGTTTCCTGCTTGGTCACGCGACCATGCACACAACCGGACAGGCCTTTGCCATGGCGTTTCAGGCAGGTGGACCCCACGCCCAAGATCGTGGACTTGAAGCCTTGGCCATGGCTTGGAGTGAGATGACCCGCAGCGCGACCCAAGCCACATGGACAAAGCCACAGGGCAAACATGCCCCCATCGTGATCGAAAAACAGTGGCATCTGATGCCGCGTGGCGTCTCTTTGACCATTGGCTGCAACACCTTTCCCACATGGAACAGCTATCCGGGCATTTTCGCCAGCCTTGCCACCGGAAACCCCGTGATCATCAAACCGCACCCCCGCGCCATTCTGCCGCTGGCCTTGACCGTCCGTGTTTTGCGTGAGGTATTTGCTGAAGCGGGATTGCCCCAAGATGCCGTGCTTCTAGCCTCAGATGCGCCCGGAGCGGAAATCACCAAAACCCTCGTGAGCCACCCGGATGTGAAAATCATCGACTACACGGGCTCCTCGGGCTTTGCCGATTGGATCCGCGCCAATGCCGGACCCGCACAGGTATTTACCGAAGAAACTGGAGTGAATTCGGTCACCATCACCGGAACAGATGATTTCAAAGGGATGTGCGCGAACCTCGCTTTTTCCCTGTCGCTTTACTCCGGTCAAATGTGCACCTCGCCGCAGAATATCTACATTCCTGAGGGTGGGATTGGGACCGACGAAGAGCCTAAAAGATTTGACGACGTTGTGGCCGGTATTGCCTCGGCCATCGACGCCCTGCTTGATGACCCGGACCGGGCGGCAGGTGTCTGTGGCACGATCATCAACTCTGCCACGTTTGAGCGCATAGGCCAGGCGCGCGCGGCGGGCCAGGTAATCCGTGAGAGCGGTGAGACCGGGCAGGGCCAGAGCGCAACGCCACTGATGATTGTGGTTGATGGCATACAGGGTCCGCAAGACGAGGAATGTTTCGGACCTGTGTCCTTTATCATCCCCTGTGCCGATGCTGCGGAAGCGATTTCCCGCGCGGCGGATGTGGCCAAACGCAAAGGGGCGATCACCGCTGCCCTCTATGCTCAGGACGACGCGCTGATTGATGCGGCCGCGAAAGCCTTTGCCAAGGCGGGCGTGAACCTTTCGGTGAATCTCACTGGCAACATTTACGTCAACCAATCGGCGGCATTTTCAGACTTTCACGTCACCGGCGCGAACCCGGCTGGCAATGCCAGCCTGACCGATGCCGCCTTTGTCGCGCCGCGTTTCCGGCGCGTCATGATCCGAAGGCCTAAAGCAGCCTAA
- the paaG gene encoding 2-(1,2-epoxy-1,2-dihydrophenyl)acetyl-CoA isomerase PaaG, producing MSDTVLASLDAGVLTLTLNRPDKLNSFNQEMHLALRAQITRAHEDSEIRAVLLTGAGRGFCAGQDLGDRDPRKGGPKPDLGHTIETFYNPTLRLIRALEKPVICAVNGVAAGAGANIAFACDIVLAAKSAKFIQAFSKIGLIPDAGGSWTLARIIGEPRAKALTMTAEPLMAETAADWGLIWKAVEDDDLLAEATALAGRLAAGPTLGLGLTKRVIQEAATTDLDTHLDRERDLQREAGYSEDYAEGVTAFLEKRAPTFKGR from the coding sequence ATGTCTGATACCGTGCTGGCGTCGCTTGATGCCGGTGTTTTGACCTTAACACTGAACCGTCCGGATAAATTGAACTCCTTTAACCAGGAAATGCATCTTGCCCTGCGCGCACAAATCACCCGCGCTCATGAGGACAGTGAGATACGCGCTGTGCTTTTGACGGGTGCGGGTCGCGGGTTTTGTGCGGGACAGGATCTTGGCGATCGGGACCCCCGCAAAGGGGGCCCAAAACCCGATCTCGGCCATACGATCGAGACCTTTTACAATCCCACCCTGCGTTTGATCCGGGCCCTGGAAAAACCCGTCATCTGTGCTGTAAACGGTGTGGCGGCCGGCGCCGGGGCGAATATCGCTTTTGCCTGCGACATCGTCCTGGCGGCGAAATCGGCCAAATTCATCCAGGCTTTTTCCAAGATTGGCCTCATCCCCGATGCCGGTGGCAGTTGGACCTTGGCCCGCATCATCGGAGAACCGCGAGCCAAAGCTTTGACCATGACGGCCGAGCCTCTCATGGCTGAGACAGCGGCCGATTGGGGTCTGATTTGGAAAGCGGTGGAGGATGATGATCTTTTGGCGGAGGCTACGGCTTTGGCCGGACGGCTGGCGGCAGGACCAACGCTGGGTCTCGGACTGACCAAGCGAGTGATCCAAGAGGCCGCGACCACGGACCTCGATACTCATCTGGACCGTGAACGTGACCTTCAACGCGAAGCAGGGTACTCAGAGGACTATGCCGAGGGTGTGACCGCCTTCCTCGAAAAACGCGCTCCGACGTTCAAGGGGCGCTGA
- the paaI gene encoding hydroxyphenylacetyl-CoA thioesterase PaaI, translating to MTDVTQLSPQALAEACAKVMWNDDSASQRLGMTLDHIAPGKAKLSMTITKAMSNGHGNCHGGYLFTLADSAFAFACNSYNQIAVAQQCSITYLIPGRIGDRMTAAACAVSQRGRSGLYDIRITNQDGAHVAEFRGHSRTIKGTHLSIDT from the coding sequence ATGACAGATGTCACGCAACTGTCGCCACAGGCGCTGGCTGAGGCCTGTGCCAAGGTCATGTGGAATGACGATTCCGCCAGCCAACGCCTCGGTATGACCCTTGACCATATCGCCCCGGGTAAGGCTAAGCTGTCGATGACCATCACCAAAGCCATGTCAAACGGTCATGGAAATTGCCATGGTGGGTATCTCTTTACCTTGGCGGACAGCGCCTTTGCTTTTGCCTGTAATAGCTACAATCAGATCGCTGTGGCACAGCAGTGTTCGATCACCTACCTCATCCCCGGGCGCATCGGCGACCGGATGACGGCTGCCGCCTGTGCTGTGTCGCAACGGGGACGGTCCGGCCTCTACGATATTCGCATTACCAACCAAGACGGCGCGCATGTGGCCGAATTTCGCGGCCATTCTCGCACCATCAAGGGCACCCATCTGTCGATCGACACTTGA
- the paaK gene encoding phenylacetate--CoA ligase PaaK, translating into MQNLTPSPKDLDPIEIASRDEISALQFHRMKRSLRHAFENSPFYRNRFIEYDVHPEDLKSLEDIVKFPFTKKQDLRDTYPFGMFAVPQSKLVRIHGSSGTTGKPTVVGYTASDIDHWANLIARSIRAAGGRPGDMLHNAYGYGLFTGGIGAHYGAERLGCTVVPISGGMTERQVTLIDDFKPRIIMVTPSYMLSILDEFRRQGLDPRESSLEIGIFGAEPWTNAMREEIEEAFDMHAVDIYGLSEVMGPGVAQECVESKDGLHIWEDHFYPEIIDPMTGETLPDGQMGELVFTTLTKEGLPMVRYRTGDLTRLLPGTARSMRRIEKITGRSDDMIILRGVNVFPTQIEEQILKCKGLSPHFQIELTRAGRMDTLTVHVECAPGSSDESTREASAKELAHHIKSVVGVSTKIDVQDPEQIARSEGKAKRVIDNRKN; encoded by the coding sequence ATGCAAAATCTGACACCGTCGCCCAAGGACCTTGATCCAATCGAAATCGCCTCGCGCGATGAAATCTCTGCGTTGCAATTTCACAGGATGAAACGGTCTCTCAGACACGCGTTCGAAAATTCACCGTTCTACCGCAACAGATTTATTGAATATGATGTTCACCCCGAAGATTTGAAGTCTCTTGAAGATATCGTCAAATTTCCCTTCACCAAAAAGCAGGATCTGCGCGACACTTATCCCTTTGGCATGTTTGCCGTACCGCAATCAAAGTTGGTGCGTATCCATGGATCGTCCGGCACCACCGGAAAACCAACCGTGGTCGGCTACACGGCCTCAGACATCGACCATTGGGCAAATCTGATCGCACGCTCAATCCGCGCGGCGGGCGGACGTCCCGGCGATATGCTGCACAATGCTTATGGCTATGGCCTGTTCACCGGCGGGATCGGTGCGCACTACGGGGCGGAGCGCCTCGGCTGTACCGTGGTCCCGATCTCTGGTGGCATGACTGAACGTCAGGTGACGTTGATTGATGATTTCAAGCCGCGCATTATCATGGTCACGCCTTCCTATATGTTGTCGATCCTCGATGAGTTCCGTCGTCAAGGTCTGGACCCGCGCGAAAGCTCACTTGAGATCGGCATTTTTGGTGCTGAACCGTGGACCAACGCGATGCGTGAGGAAATCGAAGAGGCGTTTGATATGCATGCCGTGGACATCTATGGCCTGTCCGAAGTGATGGGGCCCGGCGTGGCACAGGAATGCGTCGAGAGCAAAGATGGGTTGCACATATGGGAAGACCATTTCTACCCGGAAATTATTGACCCGATGACGGGGGAGACGCTGCCCGATGGTCAAATGGGGGAGCTTGTGTTCACCACGCTGACCAAAGAAGGCTTGCCGATGGTCCGCTACCGGACCGGTGACTTGACCCGCCTCTTGCCAGGCACGGCACGCTCAATGCGCCGGATCGAAAAAATCACGGGCCGCTCAGACGATATGATCATCCTGCGTGGCGTGAACGTGTTCCCAACCCAGATCGAAGAGCAGATTCTGAAATGCAAAGGCTTGTCCCCGCATTTCCAGATCGAGCTGACCCGCGCCGGCCGGATGGACACTCTGACGGTCCATGTCGAATGTGCACCCGGCTCAAGTGATGAAAGCACGCGCGAGGCTTCGGCCAAAGAGCTTGCTCACCACATCAAATCGGTTGTGGGGGTATCCACAAAGATCGACGTGCAGGATCCTGAGCAAATCGCCCGCTCAGAAGGCAAAGCCAAACGGGTTATAGACAACCGTAAAAATTGA